From Actinomyces procaprae:
CACCCAGATCGACCGCTTCGCCCGCTCCCTGCTGTCCGCCGCCCGCGGCCAGGAGACCCCCGAGGACGGCTACGGCGGCAGCTACATCGGGGAGATCGCCGCCCGGGTGACCGCGGATGAGGCCGCCGCCGGCCGACCCGACCCCGCCACCCTGCCCGACGCCGAGGCCACCGAGGTCTTCCGCGCCCGCGGCGTCGACCTGATGTTCGCCGCCGTCAAGGCCGAACTGCACGCCTTCCGCACCGACTTCGACGTCTTCTTCCATGAGGACTCCCTGCACACCTCCGGCGCCGTCGAGCGCGCCATCGGCCGCCTGCGCGAGCGCGGCGTCATCTTCGAGGCCGACGGCGCCACCTGGCTGCGCACCACCGACTTCGGCGACGACAAGGACCGCGTCCTGATCAAGTCCGACGGCGACCCCGCATACTTCGCCGCCGACGTCGCCTACTACCTGGACAAGCGCGCCCGGGGCGCCGACTGCGCCATCTACCTGCTCGGTGCCGACCACCACGGTTACATCGGTCGCATGATGGCCATGTGCGCCGCCTATGGCGACGAGCCCGGCGTCAACATGCAGATCATCATCGGTCAGCTGGTCAACTTGGTGCGCGACGGGCAGCCGGTGCGCATGTCCAAGCGTGCCGGCACCGTGGTCACCCTGGAGGACCTGGTCGACGCCGTCGGCGTGGACGCGGCCCGCTACGCCCTGGCCCGCTCCTCCATGGACTCCATGATCGACATCGACCTGAACCTGCTGGCCTCCACCTCCAACGACAACCCCGTCTATTACGTCCAGTACGCCCACGCCCGCATCCGCTCCGTGGCGCGCAACGCCGCCGAGCGTGGCGTAACCCGCGAGGTCGGCTTCGACCCCGCCCAACTGGACACCCCCCACGATGCCCAGCTGCTGGGCGTGCTCGCCCAGTATCCGGCCATCGTCGCCCAGGCCGCCGCCCTGCGCGAGCAGCACCGCGTGGCCCGCTACCTGGAGACACTCGCCGCCGCCTACCACACCTGGTACGGCGCCACCCGCGTCACCCCGCGCGGTGACGACCCGGTCGACGCCGGGCACGTCGCCCGCCTGTGGGTCAACGACGCCGTCGGGCAGGTCATCGCCAACGGGCTGGGCCTGCTGGGCGTGAGCGCTCCGGAGCGCATGTGATGAGCGCCGTACCCGCGGGCGAGGCCCCCCTCGGCACCCTGGCCGCCCCCGAACCCGAGGTTCGTCCCGACCTGTGGCCCTCGACCGCCAGGCGCGGCGCCGACGGCGCCCTGGAGATCGGCGGGCGCAGCGTGGGGGAGATCCTCGCCGACGCCCCCACCCCCGTGTTCGTCCTGGACGAGGCCGACCTGCGCGGCCGCGCCGCCACCTGGGCCGCCGCCATGGCCGAGGAGTTCTGGCCGGGCTACGGCATGAGCGGCGGCGAGGCCTACTACGCCGGCAAGGCCTTCCTGACCACGCGGGTGGCCCGCACCGTGCTGTCCGAGGGGCTGGGCATCGACACCGCCTCCGCCGGAGAGCTGGCCGTGGGCGTGGCCGCGCTGGCCGCCGTTGACGGCGAGGCCGCCACCGCCCACGCCACCCGGCTGGGCCTGCACGGCAACGGCAAGACCCGCGCCGAGATCCGCACCGCGCTGGCTCACCGGGTCGGCCACCTGGTCCTGGACTCGGCCGAGGAGGTCGACCTGGCGGCCGCCGCCGTGCGCCGCCTGCGCGAGTCCGGTACCTACGGCCCCGCGGAGACCGGCTCGGTGATGCTGCGCCTTACCACCGGGATCCACGCCGGCGGGCACGAGTACATCTCCACCGCCCACGAGGACCAGAAGTTCGGCATCTCCGTGGCCACGGGTGCGGCGCTGGACGCCGCCCGCGCCGTCGTCGCCGCCCCGGAACTGACCCTGCACGGGCTGCACTCCCACATCGGCTCCCAGATCTTCGACCTGGCCGGATTCTGGGAGGCCGTCGGCGTCGTGCTGCGCCTGCGCCACCAGATCGCCGCGGCCACCGGGGTGCTGTGCGAGGAAGTGGACCTGGGCGGCGGCTACGGCATCGCCTACACCGGCGCCGACCCGGTCGCGCCCTCACCCGCCGAAGTCGCCCGCGCCCTGGCCGAGGCGGTCCGCTCCCTGTGCGCCGAACTCGGCGACGCCGTCCCGCACGTATCGGTCGAGCCCGGCCGCTCCATCGCCGGGCCGGCCATGGTCACCCTGTACACAGTGACCGGGCTCAAGCGCGTACAGCTGGGGGAGGGGGCCGCCCGCCTGTACGTGAGCGTGGACGGCGGCATGAGCGACAACATCCGCCCCGCCCTGTATGACGCCGCCTATACGGCCCTGGTGGCCAACCGGCGCCCCGACCCGGAGGCAGGACTGGTGCGTGCACGCGTGGTCGGCAAGCACTGCGAGAGCGGCGACGTGGTCGTGCGCGACGTGGACCTGCCCGCAGACCTGGCGGTGGGTGACGTGTTGGCAGTCCCGGCCACCGGCGCCTACGGGCGCTCCATGGCCTCCAACTACAACCTGTTCACCCGGCCCGGCGTCGCCTGGGTTGAGGGCGGCCGGCAGGGCTGGGTGCTGCGCCCGGAGACCATCGCCGACCTGCTCGCCCTGGAGGGAGACTAGGCCGACGGTTCTGGCGGGTCGAGTGTGCGGAGCCCCCGTACACGTGCGGCTTTGGCCAGGCGCGCGTCATGAGTGAGTACCGTCACCGGGTCGCGCGGGTCATCCAGGATGAGAGCTGTGGCCAGGTGAATCGCATCCAGCGACTTGAGCTCGCCGGTCAGTGCCTTGGCTCGGTCTATCACGGCGTCATTGATTGCGCATAGCCCAATCATCCGCAGCGCCGTGTCAGCGACGGCCAGTGCATGCTTCTCCCGGCGCAACGCCCTGAATAACTCGAGTTCTAGCAATGCCGAGGAGAGCAGTCTGTCTTCCGTAGCAGCGAGGTGAGCGGAGACTGCCTCATGACCGGGTTGGGCCAGGAGCACTAGAAGCACGGCGGAGGTATCAAGGTAGATCACCGTTCTTCCTCTCGTTCAGCCATGAAGTCGGCGTACAGCTGAGCGCCGTTTGGAACATTGACACTGGGCAGCGGGCCGGTTCGCTCGCATGCGGCCTCTTGGATGAGTCCTTCGCGCAGTAGACGCTCATAGGGAGTCTCCTCGGCTTCGATCGGTACCAGACGGACGACCGGGCGGCCGCGGTCGGTGATGGTGACGGGACGCCCGGAGGTGACGACGTCGGCCACGATCCGCCCGGAGCGCTGATTGAGCTCGCGGAGGCTAACGGTGCGAGTGATTGCGCCGACGGCGGAGCCGGAGTGCTGCGCACGGGCGTCATGCGGACCGGGTGCGGGTTGCGCGTTCATGGCTGGATTCTCCCAAATGTTCTACATGCTCTACAAGAGTCTGCCCGGCGGCTGCGCCCCCTGAGCCATTGGGGGAAGTCCCCTACTCCTTGAGGAGGAGCACCAGGGGGCTGCGGTTCCACCCCGGGGACGTACTGCGCGGGTGAGATCTTCCTTACGCTCTGGGCATGGACACGATGCGTTCTTCCCTGGAGACCCCGCCCCCGGCGTGGGGCCGGAATGACACTCCGTCGGGTTACGGCCGCCGCGTCGCCAGGTGGGGGAGCGACGGCATGCTGGTTGTATGGGCGCTGTTGACATGTGTCCTGGTGGGCTTGCTGCTCGCCGTCGCCGTGACCCCGTCCCTGTACAGCGCCTCGGGGCTAGCGCTGAGCCTGTCGGCGCTGGTCGGCTGGGGTCTCCTCAGCGCAAGGGTGGTGCGCGGGCTGCGGTGAGCCTGGGCAGGGGCGCCCCACCGCCACACCCGGGTACGCATCCCACGCCCACCAGCACCCAACTCACCAGACCCCCAAACCGCAAGATCCGAATAACTGAGGCGCATTAACCTGAGCGTGGCGCCCATCGGCGGGCCGATCTCGGCAGGCAGTGCCGAGGGCGGTGTTATTCGCTCGCAGGTTGCCGCAGGGCCGGTCGCGCTAATCGGTGGAGTCACTGTTCTCGGTATATGCGACCGAGCTCGCACCACCCGGCATACACGTGGTGTATACGGTATCCATCTGTGCTATTCCGGCTGTTCGTGTTTGTGGGTGTGGTTGGTGGGGGTGGGAGTTGTCGGCTGGGGTGCGGGGTCGGGCCTTGTCGTTGACGCCCGCGTCGCCGGGTGCGGGCAGGTCGGGTGCCGGGCGTGTTTTCCCGGGTGGGATCTGGCGCGTAGGCCGGC
This genomic window contains:
- the argS gene encoding arginine--tRNA ligase; the protein is MTPEELAEAIRNVLIAAASDGSLALPVEEVPVPKVERPRSREHGDWATNVAMQLAKKAGTNPRALAQLLAERVGALDGVASAEVAGPGFLNIRLDAASAGELARTILTAGTAYGTNASLAGQHINLEYVSANPTGPVHLGGARWAAVGDSLARIMAACGAEVTREYYFNDHGTQIDRFARSLLSAARGQETPEDGYGGSYIGEIAARVTADEAAAGRPDPATLPDAEATEVFRARGVDLMFAAVKAELHAFRTDFDVFFHEDSLHTSGAVERAIGRLRERGVIFEADGATWLRTTDFGDDKDRVLIKSDGDPAYFAADVAYYLDKRARGADCAIYLLGADHHGYIGRMMAMCAAYGDEPGVNMQIIIGQLVNLVRDGQPVRMSKRAGTVVTLEDLVDAVGVDAARYALARSSMDSMIDIDLNLLASTSNDNPVYYVQYAHARIRSVARNAAERGVTREVGFDPAQLDTPHDAQLLGVLAQYPAIVAQAAALREQHRVARYLETLAAAYHTWYGATRVTPRGDDPVDAGHVARLWVNDAVGQVIANGLGLLGVSAPERM
- the lysA gene encoding diaminopimelate decarboxylase, which produces MSAVPAGEAPLGTLAAPEPEVRPDLWPSTARRGADGALEIGGRSVGEILADAPTPVFVLDEADLRGRAATWAAAMAEEFWPGYGMSGGEAYYAGKAFLTTRVARTVLSEGLGIDTASAGELAVGVAALAAVDGEAATAHATRLGLHGNGKTRAEIRTALAHRVGHLVLDSAEEVDLAAAAVRRLRESGTYGPAETGSVMLRLTTGIHAGGHEYISTAHEDQKFGISVATGAALDAARAVVAAPELTLHGLHSHIGSQIFDLAGFWEAVGVVLRLRHQIAAATGVLCEEVDLGGGYGIAYTGADPVAPSPAEVARALAEAVRSLCAELGDAVPHVSVEPGRSIAGPAMVTLYTVTGLKRVQLGEGAARLYVSVDGGMSDNIRPALYDAAYTALVANRRPDPEAGLVRARVVGKHCESGDVVVRDVDLPADLAVGDVLAVPATGAYGRSMASNYNLFTRPGVAWVEGGRQGWVLRPETIADLLALEGD
- a CDS encoding PIN domain-containing protein, whose protein sequence is MIYLDTSAVLLVLLAQPGHEAVSAHLAATEDRLLSSALLELELFRALRREKHALAVADTALRMIGLCAINDAVIDRAKALTGELKSLDAIHLATALILDDPRDPVTVLTHDARLAKAARVRGLRTLDPPEPSA
- a CDS encoding type II toxin-antitoxin system Phd/YefM family antitoxin, whose protein sequence is MNAQPAPGPHDARAQHSGSAVGAITRTVSLRELNQRSGRIVADVVTSGRPVTITDRGRPVVRLVPIEAEETPYERLLREGLIQEAACERTGPLPSVNVPNGAQLYADFMAEREEER